In uncultured Bacteroides sp., one genomic interval encodes:
- a CDS encoding UpxY family transcription antiterminator, producing MEIKKNTPQWFAVYTAPRAEKKVRERFQQSGIEHYLPVQMVTRKWHDRLKKVEQPVLTGYIFVRILPEEASKVLMTYGAIAFVREQSRPAVIPDSQIERLRQMVEISEEEIEFTPADLDPGTPVRIVRGELAGLIGEMVEVKGKFKVAVRLSGLGCALTTVSASCLEKL from the coding sequence ATGGAAATAAAAAAGAATACCCCTCAATGGTTTGCTGTCTATACTGCTCCTCGTGCAGAAAAAAAGGTTCGCGAACGTTTTCAGCAGTCGGGTATCGAGCATTATCTTCCTGTTCAGATGGTTACCAGGAAGTGGCACGACAGACTAAAAAAGGTGGAACAGCCAGTTCTCACAGGCTATATTTTTGTCCGTATCCTCCCCGAGGAAGCTTCTAAAGTGCTGATGACCTACGGTGCCATAGCTTTTGTGCGCGAGCAATCCCGCCCTGCTGTTATTCCCGATAGTCAGATAGAGCGTCTTCGCCAGATGGTGGAAATTTCGGAAGAAGAGATTGAGTTTACTCCTGCCGATCTGGATCCTGGAACACCCGTTCGCATCGTTCGTGGCGAGCTGGCTGGTCTTATTGGTGAGATGGTGGAGGTCAAAGGCAAGTTTAAGGTTGCCGTTCGTCTCTCCGGATTAGGGTGTGCGCTCACAACTGTTAGCGCCAGTTGTTTGGAGAAGCTTTAA
- a CDS encoding MFS transporter, with the protein MSTFQNVNEKMTRYRWVICSLLFFATTINYMDRNVIAFLKEFFCSPVAEGGFGWSNSDFSYVTAFFTAAYAGFTVFSGVVIDKIGAKMGLALSLIVWSFSGIANAFVGKTVALHVAIRSVFGLGEAGNFPGSIKTVTEWFPKRERSLATGIFNSGSNVGAMISALFVPWCLVYFGPALGWKMAFILTGGIGFIWLFFWFALFKSQKKLLETGKISQSEYDYIHIDDAELTPEQVENEKAGIKEKISWGKMLRYPQTWSFFFGKFMTDGVWWFLLFWLPDYLKKQFHMTTQEVMWPTFIVFGIAIIGSVFGGSIPMFFMNKGMNAYKARMTSMFLIALCPVALLSTQYFGNVEHFGSAAMYIATGIICLAGAAHQAWSANLFTTVSDMFPKKAIASVTGIGGLAGGIGGVLIQLFAGFITDLYAANPTVAYGIMFGVCAFAYLIAWVIMKTLVPQYKIITDL; encoded by the coding sequence ATGAGTACATTTCAGAATGTGAATGAAAAAATGACCCGTTACAGATGGGTTATTTGTTCCTTACTATTCTTTGCTACGACCATTAACTACATGGATCGTAACGTAATTGCCTTTCTAAAAGAATTTTTCTGCTCACCAGTGGCAGAAGGTGGTTTTGGTTGGAGTAACTCTGACTTCTCTTATGTTACTGCATTCTTTACTGCCGCTTATGCTGGCTTCACTGTTTTCTCCGGTGTTGTTATTGATAAGATCGGTGCAAAGATGGGATTGGCCCTCTCTTTAATTGTGTGGTCATTTAGTGGTATCGCTAATGCTTTTGTAGGAAAGACTGTAGCTTTGCACGTAGCAATCAGAAGTGTATTCGGACTTGGTGAAGCCGGTAACTTCCCTGGATCTATCAAAACTGTAACAGAGTGGTTCCCAAAACGCGAACGTTCTTTGGCAACCGGTATCTTTAACAGTGGTTCGAACGTAGGTGCAATGATTTCTGCACTGTTTGTTCCATGGTGTTTGGTTTACTTCGGTCCGGCTCTTGGATGGAAGATGGCATTCATCCTGACAGGTGGTATTGGTTTTATTTGGTTGTTCTTCTGGTTTGCACTATTCAAATCACAGAAGAAGTTGCTTGAAACTGGTAAGATTAGCCAAAGCGAATATGACTATATTCACATTGACGATGCTGAACTTACTCCTGAACAGGTTGAAAATGAAAAGGCTGGTATAAAGGAAAAGATTTCATGGGGTAAAATGTTAAGATACCCACAAACATGGTCTTTCTTCTTCGGTAAGTTCATGACTGATGGTGTTTGGTGGTTCTTGTTGTTCTGGTTGCCTGACTACCTGAAAAAACAATTCCACATGACTACTCAGGAAGTAATGTGGCCTACATTTATTGTATTCGGTATCGCAATTATTGGTAGTGTATTTGGTGGTAGTATTCCAATGTTCTTTATGAACAAGGGTATGAATGCTTACAAAGCCCGTATGACTTCCATGTTCCTTATCGCTCTTTGCCCTGTTGCTTTATTGTCGACTCAATACTTTGGTAATGTAGAACACTTTGGTAGCGCTGCTATGTATATAGCTACAGGTATTATCTGTCTGGCAGGTGCTGCTCACCAGGCTTGGTCGGCTAACTTGTTCACTACAGTATCTGACATGTTCCCTAAAAAGGCTATCGCTTCTGTAACAGGTATCGGTGGTTTGGCCGGTGGTATCGGTGGTGTATTGATTCAGCTGTTTGCCGGATTTATCACAGACTTGTATGCTGCTAATCCAACTGTAGCTTACGGAATTATGTTTGGTGTATGTGCCTTTGCTTATCTTATTGCATGGGTTATTATGAAAACTCTTGTTCCTCAATACAAGATTATCACTGATCTATAA
- a CDS encoding ATP-binding protein, whose protein sequence is MGDFICYYWEIVYLCDYINDNEMITQEQIAGVIDSQWDVFLRKDTGLRRDALNRLPVIETYATIVTGIRRCGKSTLLLQLLKERFSNAIYLNFEDTRLAGFEISDFARLGNEISKRKINVLFFDEIQIVSGWEMFIHQKLNEGYRIFITGSNASLLSKELGTHLTGRHITCELFPFSYNEFLSFKKLENNSDSLNDYLAHGGIPEYVKSGMGVILNNLMDDILIRDIAIRHSIRDVNSLRQLAVYLISNIGNLVSANKLEGMYGIKSSSTILEYFSYLKDSYLLEFIPQFNYSLKAQARNPKKIYAMDLGLFNENSTAFTDNTGHKLENAVFLYLRSKYPGIYYFKDKGECDFIAMNKGKVQDVIQVCYKIEDTNFEREYNGLVEAMKYFNINEGTIVTFNQKDIFEESGLKIKMIPATEFLQ, encoded by the coding sequence ATGGGAGATTTTATTTGCTACTATTGGGAAATAGTATATCTTTGTGATTATATAAATGACAATGAGATGATTACGCAGGAACAAATAGCAGGAGTTATAGATTCTCAATGGGATGTATTTCTAAGAAAAGATACAGGACTGAGACGTGATGCTTTGAATAGGTTGCCTGTTATAGAAACTTATGCAACAATTGTAACCGGCATTCGGAGGTGTGGAAAGAGTACTCTTTTACTTCAGTTATTAAAAGAAAGATTTAGCAATGCTATCTATCTTAATTTTGAAGATACCCGTTTGGCCGGTTTTGAGATATCGGACTTTGCACGGCTTGGTAATGAAATCAGTAAAAGAAAAATAAACGTTCTGTTTTTTGACGAGATTCAAATAGTGAGTGGATGGGAAATGTTTATTCACCAGAAGCTCAATGAAGGATACCGGATATTTATTACCGGATCGAATGCATCGCTTCTCAGTAAAGAGCTGGGAACGCATCTCACCGGCAGACATATTACCTGTGAGTTATTCCCTTTCTCGTATAATGAGTTTTTATCATTTAAGAAGCTTGAAAATAATTCGGATTCACTTAATGATTATCTGGCACATGGAGGAATTCCTGAGTATGTTAAAAGTGGGATGGGCGTGATACTTAATAACTTGATGGATGATATTTTGATTCGTGACATAGCAATCCGTCATTCCATACGCGATGTAAATTCTCTACGTCAGTTGGCAGTATATCTGATATCTAACATAGGTAATCTTGTTTCTGCCAATAAACTGGAAGGAATGTATGGAATAAAATCAAGCAGTACTATTCTTGAGTATTTTTCGTATCTGAAAGATTCTTATTTACTTGAGTTTATCCCTCAATTCAATTACTCATTAAAAGCACAAGCCAGAAATCCCAAAAAGATTTATGCCATGGACCTGGGATTATTCAATGAAAATTCAACAGCATTTACAGACAACACCGGACACAAACTTGAAAATGCGGTATTTCTTTATCTAAGAAGCAAATATCCCGGCATCTATTACTTTAAAGATAAAGGAGAATGTGATTTTATAGCAATGAACAAAGGTAAAGTTCAGGATGTAATACAAGTGTGCTACAAGATTGAAGACACTAATTTTGAACGGGAATACAACGGACTAGTTGAAGCCATGAAGTATTTTAATATAAACGAAGGAACAATAGTAACATTCAATCAAAAAGATATTTTTGAAGAAAGTGGACTAAAAATAAAAATGATACCAGCAACAGAATTCCTACAATAA
- a CDS encoding Abi family protein: MKTHFNKTCYTPNQLINLLKERGLIIPNEKKASNYLTNIGYFRLSGYFYPLLKFPKEKHLYKDGATFYQVMNIYRFDRKFRLLLFNEIEKIEVAIRSCITNFASLQFGDLFWLTDNRYFSDQNKYQNTLVSIDKELQNSKEDFISHFRNTYLEKYPPSWMITEIIPFGSLAHIYLNLKDQTLKKKIAQHFGLQPPVFTSWLIVISGLRNMCCHHSRMWNRELPISPAEPKNLNYHWINPLKTDKRRMYYRICMIRYFLYTISPHNTFKTKIETLLNTYPGIDIRAMGFPENWQAEPIWEE; this comes from the coding sequence ATGAAAACACATTTTAATAAAACTTGTTATACTCCTAACCAACTAATTAATCTTCTCAAAGAAAGAGGTTTGATTATTCCAAACGAAAAAAAGGCAAGCAATTATCTTACTAATATTGGATATTTTCGATTAAGCGGTTACTTTTATCCTCTTTTAAAATTCCCAAAAGAAAAGCATCTTTATAAAGATGGTGCTACTTTTTATCAAGTTATGAATATTTATCGTTTTGACCGGAAATTTCGATTACTATTATTTAATGAGATCGAAAAAATTGAAGTAGCTATTCGAAGTTGTATAACCAATTTCGCTAGTTTACAATTTGGAGACCTATTCTGGTTGACTGATAATAGATATTTTAGTGACCAAAATAAATATCAAAACACATTAGTATCAATAGATAAGGAATTACAAAATTCTAAAGAAGATTTCATATCTCATTTTCGGAATACTTATTTAGAAAAATACCCTCCATCATGGATGATAACAGAAATTATTCCTTTTGGAAGTTTAGCTCATATTTATTTGAACTTAAAAGATCAAACTTTAAAGAAAAAGATAGCTCAGCATTTCGGGTTACAACCACCTGTTTTTACATCATGGCTAATTGTAATAAGTGGTTTACGTAATATGTGTTGTCATCATTCCCGCATGTGGAATAGAGAATTGCCTATTAGTCCGGCTGAACCCAAAAATCTAAATTATCATTGGATAAATCCCCTTAAAACAGATAAACGTAGAATGTATTATCGAATTTGTATGATACGTTACTTTCTATATACAATTTCTCCCCACAATACATTCAAAACAAAGATAGAAACTTTATTGAATACTTATCCAGGAATAGACATACGAGCTATGGGATTTCCAGAGAATTGGCAAGCTGAACCTATTTGGGAAGAATAG